A region from the Sutcliffiella horikoshii genome encodes:
- a CDS encoding AAA family ATPase, whose amino-acid sequence MISLEEKEKELKYYQDTLQEVKQEIGKVIVGQEEVIEQLIWAMVSDGHALLEGMPGVGKTMLIRTISEVLSFEFSRIQFTPDLMPSDITGTKMIEIHDNGKQSFVFHEGPIFSNIVLADEINRATPKTQSSLLEAMAEKTVTIMGETRKVSSPFFVLATQNPIDMEGTYPLPEAQMDRFLLKINMGYPKKEELYEIIKRTTGTESYHVQKLLDTEKMQKIQLAVKEILVSQELLDYTVQLIMATHPEEEHASELVKKYVRYGVGPRGVQSLIKVAKARAFCSGRFHVSKGDIKHAAFPVLRHRLFLNFEGEASGIKEDLILEDAIQYTDKVLNVR is encoded by the coding sequence GTGATCAGTTTGGAAGAGAAAGAAAAGGAACTGAAATATTATCAAGATACATTGCAAGAAGTGAAACAAGAAATCGGAAAGGTGATCGTTGGACAGGAGGAAGTGATTGAACAACTGATCTGGGCTATGGTGTCAGATGGCCATGCCTTACTCGAAGGGATGCCGGGTGTGGGGAAGACCATGCTTATTCGCACAATATCCGAAGTCTTAAGCTTTGAATTTTCAAGAATCCAGTTTACTCCTGATCTGATGCCATCTGACATCACCGGTACAAAAATGATCGAAATACATGATAACGGAAAGCAATCCTTTGTGTTTCATGAAGGTCCTATTTTTTCCAATATTGTTTTGGCGGACGAAATAAACCGTGCAACACCAAAAACACAAAGTTCCCTTTTAGAAGCGATGGCAGAGAAGACAGTTACCATCATGGGGGAAACAAGAAAGGTTTCCTCTCCATTCTTTGTGCTCGCAACACAGAATCCAATTGATATGGAAGGAACTTATCCGCTGCCGGAAGCGCAGATGGACCGTTTCCTATTGAAAATTAACATGGGCTATCCAAAGAAGGAAGAGTTATATGAAATTATCAAAAGAACAACAGGAACAGAATCCTATCATGTTCAGAAGCTATTAGATACAGAGAAAATGCAAAAAATCCAATTGGCAGTAAAAGAAATACTAGTTTCACAGGAATTGTTAGACTACACGGTACAACTCATCATGGCAACTCATCCTGAAGAAGAGCATGCCAGTGAGCTTGTGAAAAAATATGTGCGATACGGTGTGGGGCCTCGTGGAGTTCAAAGTTTAATAAAGGTAGCAAAAGCAAGAGCATTTTGTTCAGGTCGCTTTCATGTTTCCAAAGGGGATATTAAACATGCTGCCTTCCCTGTCCTTCGTCACCGGTTGTTCCTGAATTTTGAAGGGGAAGCTTCTGGGATTAAAGAAGATCTAATTCTTGAGGATGCCATACAGTACACTGATAAAGTATTGAATGTCAGGTAG
- a CDS encoding ABC transporter permease: MKAQLINPMLNKEFKLRFRSFKSFLGILFYLGVLGLIALFYIYMETRFNTMGMFRAENSKNMFMILAFVQLALIFFMTPGLTAGIISSEREKQTLNILLTTQQSSTSIIVSKLVSSLSFLLLIVISSLPLYSIVFLFGGISPKLLLLTFGVYLLSMATLGSIGVFFSTLIRKTIVAMVCTYGVAFFLAAGTAIITMFTISFTQYGGAGPQSNPLPYFIAMFNPFGVMLALFEPGAAMELKNVTGIDMHLGVGLIISYITISIILILLSIKKLRPNMRSRKG; the protein is encoded by the coding sequence ATGAAAGCTCAACTAATCAACCCCATGTTAAATAAAGAGTTCAAGTTACGCTTCAGGAGTTTCAAAAGCTTCCTGGGAATATTATTCTACCTGGGTGTGCTAGGCTTAATCGCTTTGTTTTATATTTACATGGAAACAAGATTCAATACGATGGGCATGTTCCGAGCAGAAAACAGTAAAAACATGTTCATGATCTTAGCATTTGTGCAGCTTGCTTTAATTTTCTTTATGACCCCTGGATTAACCGCGGGAATCATAAGCAGTGAGCGGGAAAAACAGACATTGAACATTCTTTTGACCACACAGCAATCTTCCACAAGTATCATTGTCAGCAAGTTGGTGTCATCCCTATCATTCTTATTATTAATTGTAATTTCAAGCTTGCCGTTATATAGCATCGTATTTTTATTTGGGGGAATCTCACCAAAACTACTGTTATTGACATTCGGAGTATATTTGCTTTCCATGGCTACCTTGGGAAGTATCGGCGTTTTCTTCTCCACGCTCATTCGTAAAACGATTGTTGCGATGGTTTGTACGTACGGTGTAGCCTTTTTCCTTGCTGCTGGGACAGCTATCATCACCATGTTCACGATTAGTTTTACGCAATATGGGGGAGCTGGACCACAGTCAAACCCACTCCCATATTTTATCGCAATGTTTAATCCTTTTGGCGTAATGTTGGCGCTGTTTGAGCCTGGTGCAGCCATGGAATTGAAAAATGTGACAGGAATAGATATGCACCTCGGTGTTGGGTTGATCATTTCCTATATCACTATTTCTATCATCTTGATTTTACTTAGTATTAAAAAGTTACGCCCAAATATGAGATCACGAAAAGGGTAG
- a CDS encoding ABC transporter ATP-binding protein, translating into MIETINLTKKYGKFTALDSLNLKVEKGTVFGFVGHNGAGKSTTFSILSTLLAPTSGTAFVNGYDVTKNPKMVRKYIGYMPDFFGVYDQFKTDEYLDFYGASYGIPLEERQKLIPQLLELVNLTDKKDAYVDVLSRGMKQRLCLARALIHDPEVLILDEPASGLDPRARIEMREILRELKSMGKTIMISSHILPELAEMCDEIGVINGGKLVATGRVEEIHQQLQANKVLKVLILKDIDKAIRFFEDIPSVSNIQLSEQRSNLLSFSFEGTDEEQVELLKKALDSGVMILSLSQEESNLEDIFLEITKGVE; encoded by the coding sequence ATGATAGAGACCATTAATCTTACAAAAAAATATGGTAAATTTACAGCGTTGGATTCATTAAACTTAAAGGTTGAAAAAGGTACAGTATTTGGATTTGTCGGCCACAATGGAGCGGGGAAATCCACAACATTTTCCATACTCTCTACGCTTCTTGCGCCTACATCTGGGACTGCTTTTGTAAACGGATATGATGTTACGAAAAATCCAAAAATGGTTCGGAAATATATTGGATATATGCCTGATTTCTTTGGTGTTTATGATCAGTTCAAAACCGATGAATATCTTGACTTCTATGGAGCAAGCTATGGCATCCCTTTGGAGGAAAGGCAGAAGCTGATTCCTCAGCTTCTCGAGCTTGTCAATCTGACGGATAAGAAAGATGCTTATGTAGATGTATTATCAAGGGGAATGAAGCAACGATTATGTCTAGCAAGAGCACTAATACATGACCCTGAAGTATTGATTTTGGATGAACCCGCATCAGGGTTGGATCCAAGGGCAAGAATTGAAATGAGGGAAATATTGAGGGAATTGAAAAGCATGGGCAAAACAATCATGATTTCTTCTCATATCCTGCCAGAACTTGCGGAAATGTGTGATGAAATTGGCGTTATCAATGGTGGGAAGCTTGTTGCTACAGGACGAGTAGAAGAAATCCACCAACAGTTGCAAGCCAATAAAGTATTGAAAGTGCTCATTCTTAAAGATATTGATAAAGCAATCAGATTTTTCGAGGATATACCTAGTGTTTCCAACATTCAACTAAGTGAGCAACGTTCAAATCTGCTTTCCTTCTCGTTTGAAGGGACCGACGAAGAACAAGTTGAATTGCTTAAAAAAGCATTAGATTCAGGTGTGATGATTCTAAGTCTTAGTCAAGAAGAATCTAACCTGGAAGATATCTTCTTAGAAATTACAAAGGGTGTGGAATAA
- a CDS encoding Ger(x)C family spore germination protein, whose amino-acid sequence MKKILMICLLVILNGCVNQKPLEELGLITAVGYDNQDGMLKGSIIYYEFDPLHPNNTKMVTSLAHTSKGVRQKENLASSRRLVSGQLRVAIYGEELAKSGIISIIDTLSRDSEVGTMSYLAVSKPQAYDLLQLSQESEDVTNAGTFLYDLITQNVEADSLLSPTLHEFMQCYYSEGRDPVLPLLNFKDGTIIIEGISLFQEDRAVGQLDSSDSFYLKLLLDPFEAGSTEIILPKEKVNEYILTSNNKQKESVYISLDHLRSDTDIKLLDKQTPSFSIKIKVKSRMQEISENYDLGNPEAIKRMEEAIGKEMERQLIQVLNKSKEMGADPVGFGNYYRAKVGYDTFSKEEWKDHYQNAEFKVKIDVEILRTGVMD is encoded by the coding sequence ATGAAAAAGATATTAATGATTTGTTTACTTGTCATCTTAAATGGGTGTGTCAACCAAAAACCATTAGAGGAACTCGGATTAATTACAGCTGTCGGTTATGATAATCAGGATGGGATGCTAAAAGGTTCAATCATCTATTATGAATTCGATCCATTGCATCCAAATAATACGAAAATGGTCACATCCCTGGCGCACACAAGTAAAGGTGTGCGCCAAAAAGAAAACCTTGCTTCTAGTAGAAGACTAGTATCTGGACAATTGAGAGTAGCGATTTATGGAGAGGAGTTAGCAAAAAGTGGAATAATTTCTATTATAGATACCTTATCTCGAGATTCGGAAGTAGGTACAATGTCGTATCTTGCGGTAAGTAAACCACAGGCATATGACCTTCTTCAACTTTCTCAAGAATCAGAAGATGTAACAAATGCGGGGACTTTTCTATATGACTTGATTACTCAAAACGTAGAAGCGGATTCCCTGCTTTCGCCAACTTTGCATGAATTTATGCAGTGTTATTACAGTGAAGGACGCGATCCGGTTCTCCCTTTATTAAACTTTAAAGACGGAACAATTATAATCGAAGGTATTTCACTATTTCAAGAAGATAGGGCAGTAGGTCAGTTAGATAGTAGTGATTCTTTCTATTTAAAGCTGCTGTTGGATCCCTTTGAGGCTGGGAGTACGGAAATAATTCTTCCTAAGGAAAAAGTTAATGAATACATTCTTACTAGTAACAATAAACAAAAGGAAAGTGTATATATTTCACTTGATCATCTTAGAAGCGATACTGACATAAAGTTGCTTGACAAACAAACCCCATCATTTTCAATAAAAATTAAAGTGAAATCCCGAATGCAAGAGATATCAGAAAACTATGATTTGGGTAATCCAGAAGCTATAAAAAGGATGGAAGAGGCAATAGGAAAAGAAATGGAACGGCAATTAATACAGGTGCTTAATAAAAGCAAAGAAATGGGCGCAGACCCAGTTGGATTTGGGAACTATTATCGTGCAAAAGTAGGGTATGATACATTCAGCAAAGAGGAATGGAAAGATCATTATCAGAACGCAGAGTTTAAAGTGAAAATTGACGTGGAAATCTTGCGTACCGGCGTGATGGATTAA
- a CDS encoding GerAB/ArcD/ProY family transporter produces MMNTANKKNSVVLSAYLVFFIVHTNQTGVGIAGIQRIIFLEAGQDAWISIIISYIGMAVVVYAMCYILKTFENKDLFQIHKLLFGKWIGNIINLVLVLYLLAGLMAILLGYTEIVQAWIFPDLETWAIVLILLLISIYGVYGGIKTIVGVSFLGFFLTIWLIFMLVVPIRYIDWTNFFPIMEASPKELLLGAYKTSFTVLGLEMLLFVYPYIRDKHRVHIYAQIGVFFTFALIFAVTFVAVGYYSGEQLEKTIWATLSMFKIVQFPNLERFEFLAVSLWLVIILPNTLFMLWAATKGLKRIFNLRQKSLVIITSILVLICSIFFQKRANINEFVDIVGLFGFYSIFVYPIPLAVIVWIRKKMKGGVQTR; encoded by the coding sequence ATGATGAATACTGCTAATAAGAAGAATTCTGTCGTACTATCTGCATATTTGGTGTTCTTTATTGTCCACACAAACCAAACGGGTGTTGGAATTGCTGGTATACAACGTATCATTTTCCTTGAAGCTGGCCAGGATGCATGGATTTCCATCATCATTAGTTATATTGGGATGGCAGTAGTTGTATATGCCATGTGCTATATTCTCAAAACATTTGAAAACAAAGACTTGTTTCAAATACATAAGTTATTATTCGGTAAGTGGATAGGGAACATAATTAATTTAGTCTTAGTCCTCTATCTTCTAGCAGGACTGATGGCGATCCTTTTAGGTTATACGGAAATTGTGCAGGCTTGGATTTTTCCAGATTTAGAGACGTGGGCGATCGTCTTAATTCTACTCCTGATTTCTATTTATGGTGTATATGGAGGGATAAAGACAATAGTTGGTGTAAGTTTTTTAGGGTTCTTTTTAACTATTTGGCTTATTTTCATGCTTGTAGTTCCCATACGGTACATTGATTGGACAAATTTTTTTCCAATCATGGAAGCTTCTCCAAAAGAATTGCTATTGGGAGCATACAAGACTTCTTTCACTGTTTTAGGGTTGGAGATGTTGTTATTCGTTTACCCGTATATTCGTGACAAACATAGAGTGCATATATACGCTCAAATCGGAGTTTTTTTCACGTTCGCTCTAATTTTTGCCGTAACCTTTGTTGCAGTTGGATACTATAGCGGTGAGCAACTCGAAAAAACGATATGGGCAACACTGTCGATGTTTAAAATAGTACAGTTTCCAAATCTGGAGAGATTTGAATTTCTTGCAGTGTCCTTATGGCTTGTGATCATTCTACCTAATACATTGTTTATGCTTTGGGCTGCTACTAAAGGTTTAAAGCGAATATTCAACCTAAGGCAGAAAAGCCTTGTCATTATAACCAGTATATTAGTCTTAATCTGTTCCATTTTTTTTCAAAAACGTGCCAACATCAATGAATTTGTTGATATTGTGGGATTGTTTGGATTTTATTCTATTTTCGTCTACCCCATTCCCCTTGCAGTTATTGTATGGATAAGGAAAAAAATGAAAGGTGGGGTACAGACAAGATGA
- a CDS encoding spore germination protein: MEKKNLSTYDICDLQEHFKKTFHDSPDLFFYEMKRNDSSILFIYLKNLVDLTVLNQTILPSIIEKTKDSSVDFQELIYQLPTTLAKLTDDMDEIINKLLDGNVFLFTTKAEKGLLINLVKKVERGLEKAETESLVFGPKISFTESLSTNISIIRQNIISEDLCTEKMSVGKKNATEIRIVYLKGMADEEIVQSIRDQINALQVNDILDTSVLAQLIEDNSYSIFPQYVQTELPDRVTYSVERGMVAVFVDRSPMVLLGPASLFNFFESTEDVYMRWNMGSFIRFLRYLTMFLSVILTPAYVAIITYHYEMIPSTLLVSLGESRSKVPFTPIFEALLLEIMIELLREAGARLPTKVGQTMGIVGGIVLGQAAVEAGFTSNILIIVVALSALGSFTAPSYLMGTAVRVIRFPILILAGIWGGIGISLGLCFLLIHLIRLTSIGVPYLKPIYPFDKEHALNTIFRMPIHLLRTNPDKKGFFTFRHQRSQDIDE, translated from the coding sequence ATGGAGAAAAAGAATCTTTCAACATACGATATATGCGATCTTCAAGAGCATTTCAAAAAGACCTTTCATGATAGTCCTGATCTTTTTTTCTATGAAATGAAAAGAAATGATTCATCTATCCTTTTCATTTATTTAAAAAATCTTGTTGACCTTACTGTGCTGAATCAAACAATATTACCTTCTATTATAGAGAAAACTAAAGATAGTTCTGTAGACTTTCAAGAATTAATTTATCAATTGCCAACAACCTTAGCCAAGCTGACAGATGATATGGATGAAATAATCAATAAGTTATTGGATGGAAATGTATTTTTATTTACCACTAAGGCTGAGAAAGGATTATTAATCAACTTAGTAAAAAAAGTGGAAAGAGGGTTAGAAAAAGCAGAAACAGAATCGCTTGTTTTTGGCCCAAAGATTTCCTTTACTGAATCCTTAAGTACAAATATTAGTATTATTAGACAAAATATAATTTCTGAAGACCTTTGTACAGAAAAAATGTCTGTAGGAAAAAAGAACGCGACAGAAATAAGAATAGTTTACTTAAAAGGGATGGCAGACGAGGAAATAGTCCAATCGATAAGGGATCAAATAAACGCGTTACAAGTAAATGATATTCTTGATACTTCTGTGTTGGCTCAATTAATAGAGGACAACAGCTATTCCATCTTTCCACAGTATGTTCAAACAGAACTTCCTGATAGGGTGACATACAGCGTAGAAAGAGGAATGGTTGCAGTATTTGTGGACAGAAGTCCCATGGTTCTGCTTGGTCCTGCTTCACTTTTTAATTTCTTTGAATCTACAGAAGATGTTTATATGCGATGGAACATGGGAAGTTTTATCAGGTTCTTACGTTATTTGACCATGTTCCTTTCTGTTATTCTGACTCCAGCATATGTTGCCATCATTACATATCACTATGAAATGATTCCGTCTACCTTGTTGGTTTCACTCGGAGAATCAAGATCAAAAGTACCATTTACTCCTATTTTTGAAGCTTTATTATTAGAAATAATGATTGAATTGCTTAGAGAAGCAGGAGCAAGGCTACCTACAAAAGTGGGGCAAACAATGGGTATAGTTGGAGGTATTGTATTAGGACAAGCGGCAGTAGAAGCAGGATTTACTAGTAATATTCTCATTATCGTTGTAGCTCTAAGCGCTCTGGGTTCCTTTACTGCACCAAGTTATTTAATGGGGACTGCAGTGAGGGTGATAAGATTTCCGATATTAATTCTAGCAGGTATATGGGGAGGAATTGGGATTAGTCTTGGATTATGCTTTTTACTCATTCACTTAATTCGCTTGACAAGCATAGGCGTACCTTACCTTAAACCTATTTACCCATTTGACAAAGAGCATGCATTAAATACCATTTTTCGGATGCCAATCCATCTATTAAGGACCAATCCGGATAAGAAAGGATTTTTTACTTTTCGTCATCAAAGATCTCAGGACATAGATGAATAA
- a CDS encoding nucleoside hydrolase has product MKKKVLLFADFGIDDIMAIIYAYYEKNVEIVGVVAEYGNVNKRTAIRNAKYIQRNTGRYDIPLIGGAERSMIGDPPIYYPEVHGPEGFGGYVLPEDFQENNNVFENFHQIYDIIEKYEGELSIVCVGRLTSLATSFILYPETVAKVREFFVMGGTFNFPGNVTPVAEANIYGDPYAANIVINYAKNLTIFPLNVTQKAILTADMVNEIDKINQEKNNQLGTIIKPMMDYYWQFYKSQIPNIPGAPLHDVVTLWGVFNEKEIQYELKPVRVVTSTGPAFGQTIGDFRDFVQLAVYPVHRIAMEFNYPSFIKRVMEVLTFELNNNKIP; this is encoded by the coding sequence ATGAAGAAGAAAGTGCTATTGTTTGCCGATTTTGGAATTGATGATATAATGGCGATCATTTATGCCTATTATGAAAAAAATGTGGAGATTGTAGGAGTAGTTGCAGAATACGGAAACGTCAATAAAAGAACAGCTATCAGAAATGCCAAGTATATACAAAGAAATACTGGTAGATACGATATTCCCCTTATTGGAGGAGCTGAAAGGTCTATGATAGGAGATCCTCCAATCTATTATCCTGAAGTTCATGGACCGGAGGGATTTGGAGGATATGTACTGCCAGAGGATTTTCAAGAAAATAATAATGTGTTTGAAAACTTTCACCAAATTTATGACATTATAGAAAAATATGAAGGAGAACTATCCATAGTATGTGTTGGAAGACTGACTTCCCTGGCTACCTCCTTTATCCTTTATCCTGAAACAGTGGCAAAGGTAAGGGAATTCTTTGTGATGGGAGGGACTTTTAATTTTCCAGGAAACGTCACTCCGGTAGCAGAAGCAAATATTTATGGAGACCCGTATGCTGCCAATATTGTTATTAATTATGCTAAAAACCTGACTATATTTCCGCTAAATGTAACACAAAAAGCGATTTTGACTGCAGATATGGTGAATGAAATAGATAAAATAAATCAAGAAAAAAACAACCAACTAGGAACCATCATTAAACCAATGATGGACTATTATTGGCAATTTTATAAATCGCAGATCCCGAACATCCCCGGAGCTCCTCTTCATGATGTGGTCACCCTATGGGGAGTTTTTAATGAAAAGGAAATCCAATATGAATTAAAACCGGTGAGGGTAGTAACCTCCACAGGACCGGCTTTCGGGCAGACAATTGGAGATTTTCGCGATTTTGTGCAATTGGCTGTATATCCTGTTCATCGAATAGCAATGGAGTTCAACTACCCATCATTTATTAAACGGGTCATGGAAGTATTAACATTTGAATTAAATAATAATAAAATTCCTTAA
- a CDS encoding PCYCGC domain-containing protein → MKKLAFTVSCMLVLTVGCSNTETQNNNAKHSDEQHHHNEKPSFFQGDLREETASVEVLPSFLEDKPEDMQLIYSAAAQHKEVLEFIPCYCGCGTSAGHKSSYNCFVHEANEDGSLVWDDHGTRCGVCLEIAATSVLEYSKGKSVEEIRHMIDEAYKEGYSTPTPTPEPADG, encoded by the coding sequence ATGAAAAAATTGGCATTTACTGTTTCCTGTATGTTGGTTCTTACTGTGGGTTGTTCCAATACGGAAACGCAAAATAACAATGCAAAACACAGTGATGAACAACACCATCATAATGAGAAGCCATCATTTTTCCAAGGAGACCTTAGGGAAGAAACAGCTTCTGTTGAAGTATTGCCGTCATTTTTAGAGGACAAGCCCGAAGACATGCAACTTATCTATTCTGCTGCAGCCCAGCATAAAGAAGTTTTGGAGTTTATTCCATGTTATTGTGGATGCGGCACTTCTGCTGGACATAAAAGCAGTTATAATTGTTTTGTGCATGAAGCTAATGAAGATGGTTCCCTGGTTTGGGATGACCATGGTACAAGATGTGGGGTCTGTTTAGAAATAGCAGCCACTTCCGTCTTGGAATACAGCAAAGGGAAAAGCGTAGAAGAAATCAGACATATGATTGACGAAGCCTATAAAGAAGGCTATTCAACACCTACTCCAACTCCAGAACCTGCGGATGGGTAG
- a CDS encoding DegV family protein, with the protein MTNVKIVTDSTVDIDQSIIEELNIEIVPLSITIDGESYIDRFGIKPDEFMDKMKHSTELPKSSQPAVGTFVDVYNRLGEDGSKILSIHMTGGMSGTVGSAESAAGISDSDVTVIDSRFISFALSFQVVAAAKMAKQGKGLEEIVNKISEIRSNTDLFIMVDTLDNLVKGGRIGRGKALIGSLLNIKPIASLADGVYTPVTKVRSQSQVIKFFTKQFKEDIAGKVVKGVGIAHAGSLKQAQALKDALYEASGFEDIQIAYTTPVISTHTGPGAMALMYYAE; encoded by the coding sequence ATGACAAATGTAAAGATAGTGACAGATTCAACTGTTGATATTGATCAGTCCATCATTGAAGAATTAAACATAGAAATTGTTCCGTTATCCATTACGATTGACGGGGAATCATACATAGATCGATTTGGAATTAAACCTGATGAATTTATGGATAAAATGAAACATTCTACTGAATTGCCAAAAAGTTCCCAACCTGCTGTGGGTACTTTTGTAGATGTTTACAACCGTTTAGGTGAAGATGGTAGTAAAATCCTATCCATACATATGACCGGAGGCATGAGCGGGACGGTAGGTTCTGCTGAAAGCGCCGCTGGTATTAGCGACAGTGATGTAACAGTAATTGATTCGAGGTTCATTTCTTTTGCTTTATCTTTCCAGGTAGTGGCCGCTGCAAAAATGGCCAAGCAAGGTAAAGGGTTGGAAGAAATCGTTAATAAGATAAGTGAGATTCGTTCCAATACGGATCTATTCATTATGGTAGATACATTAGACAATTTAGTGAAGGGTGGCCGAATCGGAAGAGGAAAGGCACTAATCGGTTCATTGTTGAACATCAAGCCGATCGCCTCTTTGGCAGATGGGGTCTATACGCCGGTGACAAAAGTAAGAAGCCAATCACAAGTAATTAAATTCTTTACAAAGCAGTTTAAGGAAGATATTGCAGGGAAAGTGGTAAAGGGTGTGGGGATTGCCCATGCCGGATCATTAAAACAGGCACAGGCATTAAAAGATGCTCTTTATGAAGCTTCAGGGTTTGAAGATATTCAAATAGCTTATACTACCCCTGTAATCTCTACACACACAGGTCCAGGTGCAATGGCTCTAATGTATTATGCAGAATAG
- a CDS encoding DUF2535 family protein: MLWKSLEFTINEGQKVKVIEIPVLEDDSTYHFMVRVRLERFIKIILSEKEPKQVYSFKDYLRTVLKWPDYCKVVKTDILKNNA, translated from the coding sequence TTGCTATGGAAAAGCCTAGAGTTCACGATTAATGAGGGACAGAAGGTAAAAGTCATTGAAATTCCAGTATTGGAGGACGATAGCACATATCATTTTATGGTTCGAGTCAGATTGGAGAGATTTATAAAAATAATCCTGTCTGAGAAGGAGCCAAAGCAAGTCTATTCTTTCAAGGATTACTTGCGAACAGTGTTGAAATGGCCTGATTATTGTAAAGTTGTCAAAACAGATATATTAAAAAATAATGCTTAA
- a CDS encoding SOS response-associated peptidase has protein sequence MCGRFSLTTELHKLEERFFLENANNLEYQISYNIAPGQPILAIVQGENKNRAGYLHWGLVPSFAKDKKIGYKMINARAETLHEKVSFRRLLERKRCIIPADGFYEWKKQNGEKKPIRFTKTNEQPFAFAGLWDRWVTKEEEMVSCTLITTRPNKLVEGVHDRMPVILKEEHEKIWLSRQEITSSQITAMLQPFEADYMQAYEVSAIVNSPKKQWS, from the coding sequence ATGTGCGGTAGATTTTCCTTAACAACAGAACTACATAAGTTAGAAGAACGCTTTTTTCTTGAAAATGCAAATAACCTTGAATATCAAATCAGCTACAATATTGCTCCAGGTCAGCCCATATTGGCCATCGTACAAGGAGAAAACAAAAACAGAGCAGGCTATCTTCATTGGGGCTTGGTACCGAGTTTTGCTAAAGACAAAAAAATCGGGTACAAAATGATTAATGCCCGTGCAGAAACACTACATGAAAAAGTAAGTTTTCGAAGGCTGTTGGAAAGAAAAAGATGTATAATTCCAGCAGATGGTTTTTATGAATGGAAGAAGCAAAACGGTGAAAAGAAGCCCATAAGGTTTACAAAAACCAATGAACAGCCTTTCGCTTTTGCTGGGCTATGGGACCGCTGGGTTACAAAGGAAGAAGAAATGGTGAGCTGTACATTAATAACGACAAGACCAAATAAACTTGTGGAAGGTGTCCATGACAGAATGCCTGTGATTTTAAAAGAAGAACATGAGAAAATTTGGCTTTCTAGACAAGAGATCACAAGTAGTCAGATAACTGCTATGTTGCAACCCTTCGAAGCTGATTATATGCAAGCTTATGAAGTTTCCGCTATCGTTAACTCTCCAAAAAAACAATGGTCCTGA
- a CDS encoding lysophospholipid acyltransferase family protein, with product MLRTIWWFAYFFGYLIYSLPTIKRVQNIDTPMTVEEKDTIIHQKPKHWAKTLVKLTGSKIEVVGQEKVPKGPVLFVSNHQGNFDVPILIGFLEKPLGFISKVEVKKIPFIPRWMEAMNCVFIDRKDRRKAVQSIRDGIATLKKGHSLVIFPEGTRSKGDEMGEFKKGGLRLATDSKVPVVPITISGSYKIMEESKFGFKPAQVKVTVHDPIFLPQDEKVDGNQLGIQIQEKIKQGI from the coding sequence ATGTTACGTACGATATGGTGGTTTGCTTATTTTTTCGGCTATTTAATCTACAGTTTGCCGACAATTAAGAGAGTGCAAAATATAGACACTCCGATGACAGTGGAAGAAAAAGATACAATCATTCATCAAAAGCCTAAGCACTGGGCCAAGACATTGGTGAAACTTACTGGTTCTAAAATAGAGGTGGTAGGACAGGAGAAAGTTCCAAAAGGTCCTGTACTTTTTGTCAGTAATCATCAAGGCAACTTCGATGTACCAATCTTAATTGGATTTTTAGAAAAGCCACTTGGTTTCATTTCCAAGGTTGAAGTGAAAAAGATTCCATTTATACCAAGGTGGATGGAAGCAATGAACTGTGTGTTCATTGATCGCAAGGATAGAAGAAAAGCGGTCCAGTCTATAAGGGATGGAATTGCTACGTTGAAAAAGGGTCATTCATTGGTGATTTTCCCTGAGGGGACCAGAAGCAAAGGGGACGAAATGGGAGAATTCAAAAAAGGCGGCTTACGTCTGGCAACAGATAGCAAAGTGCCCGTTGTTCCAATCACGATTTCAGGATCCTATAAAATAATGGAAGAAAGCAAATTCGGTTTCAAACCTGCTCAAGTCAAAGTAACGGTACACGACCCAATCTTCCTGCCACAAGACGAAAAAGTCGATGGCAATCAACTTGGTATACAAATCCAAGAAAAAATCAAACAGGGAATCTGA